Proteins from one Syngnathus scovelli strain Florida chromosome 9, RoL_Ssco_1.2, whole genome shotgun sequence genomic window:
- the rnf41l gene encoding RING finger protein 151 produces the protein MGYDLERFVGYVNEGLLCCVCRDVLRRPLQAPCEHAFCSACISSWLLHHHTCPEDRQPLDVGSLKPLYRYMRNDLNRLQIRCVNASQGCEAVCSLENLHTHEEECDFAFVSCSNSGCPAQVERRDLEAHLSECNFCSRECPNGCGHTLLSTEQSQHNCVAELRSEVEMLRVEMVCKVEEVRREMESRLDSQRRHMVQKESQLKNEVEEVKGQLSRVICDVRALLGAERLRRQELAEVELEKRELLELLRDLHPSRNQQSADQLGQEQRQEEQQTPRWEPTYEPLRHHRRKASLNLSSPSLHSSQALNGPSCPSSPQLGDGARKSGTRSLTLDCIKKKSREVTVI, from the exons atggGTTATGACCTGGAGAGGTTTGTGGGCTACGTGAATGAGGGCCTCCTGTGCTGCGTGTGTCGCGATGTTTTACGGCGCCCCCTACAGGCGCCCTGTGAGCACGCTTTCTGCAGCGCCTGCATCAGTAGCTGGTTGCTCCATCACCACACATGTCCCGAGGACAGGCAGCCACTAGACGTGGGCAGCCTCAAGCCTCTCTACAG GTACATGCGTAACGATCTGAACCGTCTGCAGATCCGTTGCGTAAATGCCAGTCAGGGATGCGAGGCGGTGTGCTCGCTCGAGAACCTTCACACGCACGAGGAGGAGTGTGACTTTGCCTTTGTATCGTGCTCAAACTCAG GGTGTCCTGCACAAGTGGAAAGACGAGATTTGGAGGCTCACCTTTCAGAATGCAACTTCTGCAGCCGAGAATGTCCAAACGGCTGCGGCCACACTCTCCTCTCCACCGAGCAATCGCAGCACAACTGTGTGGCAGAGCTTCGCTCCGAAGTGGAAATGCTGCG GGTTGAGATGGTGTGCAAGGTGGAGGAGGTGAGACGAGAAATGGAGTCTCGGTTGGACTCGCAGAGGAGACACATGGTGCAGAAGGAGTCGCAGCTGAAAAATGAAGTCGAGGAggtgaag GGCCAGTTGTCCCGCGTAATCTGCGACGTGCGTGCTCTGCTTGGAGCAGAACGTCTAAGGCGACAGGAGCTGGCAGAGGTGGAGTTGGAGAAAAGAGAACTGCTGGAGCTCCTCCGAGACCTGCACCCTTCCAGGAATCAGCAGTCGGCTGACCAGCTGGGCCAAGAGCAGCGTCAGGAAGAGCAGCAGACACCCCGATGGGAACCTACCTATGAGCCATTGAGGCACCATCGGAGGAAAGCTTCCTTAAACCTATCCAGTCCTTCGCTTCACTCGTCTCAGGCTTTAAATGGACCCAGTTGTCCTTCTTCACCTCAGCTGGGTGACGGTGCGCGTAAAAGCGGAACCAGGAGTCTAACGCTGGACTGCATCAAGAAGAAGAGCCGTGAGGTCACCGTTATCTGA
- the LOC125975418 gene encoding fibrinogen silencer-binding protein has translation MASSSVFLSSMVGKARSSNFTLSEKLDLLKLVRPHVLILEEHNNKHAVIVDKNKCWDTVAEQYNALGGDRPHRTAQGLRTLYKRLKESAKQEVVQRRHAQLEYRASISEPTRRVLEMIPHLFQHVPIHEKDQSLRRLLYSKHPSPIEPPGSSSSLAVPQDYSAAVPTVPHVVVRLDPDDDVKPPPDLPLPSTRADPELESGPELTEEQDADSVRIYDASSSPAPSSVNIPLSASPLSLRHDFYPNNIYPNNVYRDHEPERFRPLPMAKEEHELVLANHRKVAMYLEEKREGLKRKQQLEEELLRAKIKVEKLKVARLRHGLPTPF, from the exons ATGGCATCCAGCTCGGTGTTCCTTTCCAGCATGGTGGGGAAAGCCCGCTCCTCCAACTTCACCCTCTCGGAGAAGCTGGACCTGTTGAAGCTTGTCCGGCCTCACGTGCTCATCCTGGAGGAGCACAACAACAAACATGCGGTCATCGTGGACAAGAACAAATGCTGGGACACTGTGGCGGAGCAGTACAATGCCCTGGGGGGAGACAGACCCCACCGCACAGCGCAAGGCCTTAGAACCCTTTACAAGAGGCTGAAGGAGTCtgccaaacaggaagtggtgcAGCGGAGGCATGCCCAGCTGGAGTACAGAGCGAGCATCTCTGAGCCAACCAGAAGAGTCCTGGAGATGATCCCTCACCTGTTTCAACATGTGCCCATCCACGAAAAGGACCAGTCTTTACGCAG ATTATTATACAGTAAGCACCCATCTCCCATCGAACCTCCTGGCAGCAGCTCCTCTTTGGCCGTCCCTCAGGACTACTCAGCAGCCGTCCCCACCGTTCCCCATGTGGTTGTCCGTCTGGATCCGGACGATGATGTAAAACCGCCTCCAGATCTCCCACTCCCATCCACACGTGCCGACCCGGAGCTGGAGTCGGGCCCGGAGCTGACGGAGGAACAGGATGCGGACAGCGTCCGAATTTATGACGCATCCTCGTCTCCCGCCCCTTCGTCTGTCAACATCCCCCTCTCTGCCTCGCCGCTGTCTTTGCGTCACGACTTCTACCCCAATAACATCTACCCCAACAACGTCTACCGAGATCACGAGCCTGAGCGTTTCCGCCCTTTGCCCATGGCCAAAGAAGAGCACGAATTGGTGCTAGCCAATCACAGGAAGGTGGCAATGTACCTTGAGGAGAAGCGGGAGGGGCTCAAGAGGAAGCAGCAACTGGAAGAGGAACTTTTGAGAGCCAAAATCAAAGTGGAGAAACTAAAGGTGGCCCGACTTCGGCATGGACTGCCCACCCCTTTTTAA